The Pelosinus sp. IPA-1 genome includes the window TAAATCTGCCTTATTTATAGAACGAGAAATTTCCCTCCATAGGGAGAGGAGAAAATGATTTTCTTTATGCCAATAAATTTATGATATCGGGTTCTAGATTGACTGTGGTTCTCAATAAAAGGATTTTGCTATATTTTTTTGAAACTACATTAATATTTAACCTCAACTTCGGTAAATACTAATTATAGGAGGTGATCCTATGAAAGAGAAACTTCATCATAAGACGATACGGCATTATAAAAAAATAGCGGCAGCACTTGGCAGTGCTGCAGTTGTTGCAGCTTCGATTATTCCGGGCATAGCTGCAGTAGTTGGATCTCCTAATGTTACCCCGCCTGCAGCGGAGCCTACTACGCAAGAGGCACAACCTCAACAAGCTGATCAGCAGGCGCAAAATGTGCCGCAGGAAGAAGCGGGGGCAAAACAGGTCCTAGATATAACCGCGACTGCATACGCACCAGGACCTCATGACAACGACCAGTGGGGCAACAAGACTCGTATGGGAACACAAATTAGACCTGGGGTAATTGCTGTGGATCCGAAAATAATCCCTCTCGGTTCACAAGTAATGATAAAGTATCCTGATGGTACAAAAGAATATGCAGTAGCAGAAGATACAGGCGGAGCTATCAAGGGACATCGAATCGACGTGGCAAAGTGGACGGTAAAAG containing:
- a CDS encoding 3D domain-containing protein — its product is MKEKLHHKTIRHYKKIAAALGSAAVVAASIIPGIAAVVGSPNVTPPAAEPTTQEAQPQQADQQAQNVPQEEAGAKQVLDITATAYAPGPHDNDQWGNKTRMGTQIRPGVIAVDPKIIPLGSQVMIKYPDGTKEYAVAEDTGGAIKGHRIDVAKWTVKEASRFGIKPVKLYVLNTPEQSNEGQA